A genomic segment from Polyangium mundeleinium encodes:
- a CDS encoding CHASE3 domain-containing protein, producing the protein MEKSWTVGQQIAAGFLLPLLILITLGSFSYRSTERLLATTEAVTHAHEELTGLSGFLAALDETETGKRGFVITGREDFLQPYHTGKKGISIELRQLEELFSDDADQKERLKQLRPLVEERLREIDETIDARKSLGFDAALKLVLEGNGPKVMEQIRRIVAEMKSHEQKLLTERSTEAKQAAAWLSQILIFGTLVAVLIVAGVAVFVTRGLGARIGAAVQHIRSAAAELEAAATQQVRGAKGQVSAATEVSTTVRELVTTSRQISESAQRVTQVASETALAAKGGNQTVEGAQDAIDTVRRQVDQIVAHMLDLGRKSQEIGGILDIVSELSEQTNILAINATIEAVGAGESGRRFGVVAGEIRKLADRVGGSAKEIRRLIEEIRAAANTTVMATEDGAKAVEAGTRRFGEVAQNFRRIVEYVGSTAEASREIELSTKQQTSAMEQVASAIADVAQTARESEAGSSQTLNTASQLSGLSGDLVRLIRQQEEQAA; encoded by the coding sequence GTGGAGAAGTCTTGGACGGTCGGACAGCAGATCGCAGCGGGGTTTTTGCTCCCGCTCCTCATTCTGATCACGCTCGGCTCGTTTTCGTACCGGAGCACGGAGCGGCTCCTCGCGACGACCGAGGCCGTCACGCACGCGCACGAAGAATTGACCGGTTTGTCGGGCTTCCTCGCGGCGCTCGACGAGACCGAGACGGGCAAACGAGGATTCGTGATCACGGGCCGCGAGGATTTCTTGCAGCCCTATCACACGGGTAAAAAAGGCATCTCCATCGAGCTCCGGCAGCTCGAAGAGCTCTTCAGCGACGACGCGGACCAGAAAGAGCGCCTCAAACAGCTCCGGCCCCTCGTGGAGGAGCGCCTGCGCGAGATCGACGAAACCATCGACGCGCGGAAGAGCCTCGGGTTCGACGCGGCGCTGAAGCTCGTGCTCGAAGGCAACGGCCCGAAGGTGATGGAGCAGATCCGGCGGATCGTGGCCGAGATGAAGAGCCACGAGCAAAAGCTCCTCACCGAGCGGAGCACCGAGGCAAAGCAGGCCGCCGCGTGGCTGAGCCAGATCCTGATCTTCGGCACGCTCGTGGCCGTGTTGATCGTGGCGGGCGTCGCGGTGTTCGTGACCCGCGGCCTCGGGGCGCGGATCGGCGCGGCCGTGCAGCACATCCGGAGCGCGGCGGCGGAGCTCGAAGCGGCCGCGACCCAGCAGGTCCGGGGCGCGAAAGGCCAGGTCTCGGCGGCGACCGAGGTGAGCACGACGGTGCGCGAGCTCGTCACGACCTCGCGTCAGATTTCGGAGAGCGCGCAGCGGGTCACGCAAGTCGCGAGCGAAACGGCGCTGGCCGCGAAGGGCGGGAACCAGACTGTCGAGGGCGCGCAGGACGCGATCGACACGGTGCGACGGCAGGTCGATCAGATCGTCGCGCACATGCTCGATCTCGGGCGCAAATCCCAGGAGATCGGCGGGATCCTCGACATCGTCTCGGAGCTCAGCGAACAGACGAACATCCTCGCGATCAACGCGACGATCGAGGCCGTCGGCGCGGGCGAGTCGGGGCGGCGGTTCGGGGTCGTGGCGGGCGAGATCCGCAAGCTCGCGGATCGCGTGGGGGGTTCGGCGAAGGAGATCCGCCGGCTCATCGAGGAGATCCGGGCCGCGGCGAACACGACGGTGATGGCCACCGAGGACGGAGCGAAGGCCGTGGAGGCCGGGACGCGCCGGTTCGGCGAGGTGGCGCAGAACTTCCGTCGGATCGTCGAGTACGTGGGGTCGACCGCCGAGGCGTCGCGCGAAATCGAGCTCAGCACGAAACAACAAACGAGCGCGATGGAGCAGGTGGCCTCCGCCATTGCGGACGTCGCGCAGACGGCGCGCGAAAGCGAGGCCGGTTCGTCGCAGACATTAAACACCGCGTCGCAGCTCTCGGGGTTGTCCGGGGACCTCGTGCGTCTCATCCGACAACAAGAGGAGCAGGCTGCGTGA
- a CDS encoding CheR family methyltransferase yields MNAPRDAKGIEDLIEARFGLAPSGFQRDRIEMILGEKPARSGGPIPLERLVEAVTVGETYFFREPMQIDALVRRVLTERALVGTRGRKLRILSAGCSSGEEPYTMAIAADVVTPELSPLLSITGLDVNGAAIEKARRARYSSWALRGASQPIRDRFFKKDGETFVLDPRIQSRVVFEEGNLLEVLARLPEATYDVIFCRNVLIYFSERALHRALAGFARALLPGGYLFLGHSESLRGISDDFELVHENDAFYYRAKPPNVSPAATTIAPPVPRLLPEPPMRPPLPTPEEGAFAWAEEIQRATDRIARIAETREAEGAASAQKARGAEGPSALTRVLDLLEAERHDDALVVVMAAGPDAPPELELCRAAIYGEKGRLRDAERTLGALLARGQCETGAHYLLGLLRENERDIERAVWHYREAKRRDPRFSLPRLRLGMVFRREGHGASARVELEKALELLEREERARIVMFGGGFRREVLLELCKAQLDALGVPKRDSTRV; encoded by the coding sequence ATGAACGCCCCGCGTGACGCCAAGGGCATCGAGGACCTCATCGAGGCCCGCTTCGGCCTCGCGCCCTCCGGCTTTCAGCGCGACCGCATCGAGATGATCCTCGGCGAAAAACCGGCGCGCAGTGGCGGACCGATCCCGCTCGAACGCCTGGTCGAGGCGGTGACGGTCGGCGAGACCTATTTCTTTCGCGAGCCCATGCAAATCGACGCGCTCGTGCGGCGGGTGCTGACCGAGCGCGCGCTCGTGGGGACGCGGGGGCGGAAGCTCAGGATTCTCTCGGCGGGCTGCTCCTCCGGCGAGGAGCCTTATACGATGGCCATCGCGGCCGACGTGGTCACGCCGGAGCTCTCGCCGCTGCTGTCGATCACGGGGCTCGATGTGAACGGGGCCGCCATCGAAAAGGCCCGGCGGGCGCGGTATTCGTCCTGGGCCCTGCGCGGGGCCTCGCAGCCGATCCGCGATCGGTTTTTCAAGAAAGACGGCGAGACGTTCGTGCTCGATCCGCGCATCCAGAGCCGCGTCGTCTTCGAGGAGGGCAACCTGCTGGAAGTGCTCGCGCGCTTGCCGGAGGCCACGTACGACGTCATTTTTTGTCGCAACGTGCTCATCTATTTCTCGGAGCGCGCGCTCCACCGGGCGCTCGCGGGGTTTGCCCGGGCGCTCCTTCCGGGCGGTTATCTCTTCCTCGGTCACAGCGAGTCGCTTCGCGGGATCTCCGACGATTTCGAGCTCGTCCACGAGAACGACGCATTTTATTACCGCGCGAAGCCCCCGAACGTGTCCCCGGCAGCGACGACGATCGCGCCGCCCGTCCCTCGGCTCTTGCCCGAGCCCCCGATGCGCCCGCCCTTGCCCACGCCCGAGGAAGGGGCATTCGCGTGGGCGGAGGAAATCCAGCGCGCGACGGATCGGATCGCCCGGATTGCGGAGACGCGGGAGGCCGAGGGCGCGGCGAGCGCGCAAAAGGCGCGGGGGGCGGAGGGGCCTTCGGCGCTCACGCGTGTGCTCGACCTGCTCGAAGCGGAGCGGCACGACGACGCGCTCGTCGTGGTGATGGCCGCGGGCCCGGACGCACCGCCGGAGCTCGAGCTGTGCCGGGCGGCCATTTACGGGGAAAAAGGTCGATTGCGGGACGCGGAGCGCACGCTCGGCGCCCTGCTCGCGCGGGGGCAATGCGAGACGGGCGCGCATTACCTGCTCGGGCTCCTGCGCGAGAACGAGCGCGACATCGAGCGGGCGGTGTGGCATTACCGCGAGGCGAAGCGGCGGGATCCTCGTTTCTCGCTGCCGCGCCTGCGGCTCGGCATGGTGTTCCGGCGCGAGGGTCACGGCGCGAGCGCGCGCGTGGAGCTCGAAAAAGCGCTCGAGTTGCTCGAACGCGAGGAACGCGCGAGGATCGTGATGTTCGGTGGGGGGTTTCGCAGGGAAGTGTTGCTCGAGCTGTGCAAGGCCCAGCTCGACGCGCTGGGCGTCCCGAAACGGGATTCGACGCGCGTGTGA
- a CDS encoding chemotaxis protein CheW yields MDDPTGRRSFLLVRARSWICALPASSVVETMRPLAIDPIANAPRFVVGLSVVRGEVVPVVSLSAVLGEGGERAEARRLVLVRAGERRMALLVEDVVGIEELDEARLDTLPPLLGAALPAEVERLGALDGRALAVLDAARLLPEAVFSSLPSADSLATALPPPPR; encoded by the coding sequence ATGGACGATCCCACGGGTCGACGCAGCTTTTTGCTCGTCCGGGCGCGCTCCTGGATTTGCGCGTTGCCCGCGTCGTCGGTCGTCGAGACGATGCGCCCGCTGGCGATCGACCCCATCGCAAACGCGCCGCGCTTCGTCGTGGGCCTCTCCGTGGTCCGCGGCGAGGTCGTCCCCGTCGTATCGCTCTCGGCCGTTCTCGGAGAAGGCGGCGAGCGGGCGGAGGCGCGGCGGCTCGTGCTGGTGCGCGCGGGGGAGCGGCGAATGGCGCTGCTCGTGGAGGACGTGGTGGGCATCGAGGAGCTCGACGAGGCGCGCCTCGATACACTGCCGCCGCTGCTCGGCGCGGCGCTGCCTGCGGAGGTCGAGCGCCTGGGCGCGCTGGATGGGCGTGCGCTCGCGGTGCTCGACGCCGCACGCCTGCTCCCGGAGGCCGTGTTCTCCTCGCTCCCGAGCGCCGATTCCCTTGCCACCGCCTTGCCACCGCCGCCGAGATGA
- a CDS encoding class I SAM-dependent methyltransferase, translated as MSMPDHVAKNREYWNRIAAEYQQQHADQLGIVEPTWGVWGIPERELGLLGDVAGKDVLEFGCGGAQWSVALARRGARMTALDLSDEQLRHARALVEREGASVTLVQGSAEAVPLPDASFDLVFCDHGAMTFADPHKAVPEAARLLRPGGMFIFNMATPLLYLVIDKATDRVVPALVNDYFGMKAWEEEDGSTSFQLPYGEWIRLFRRSGFVVEDLVEIRPPADAKTTYEGYAPLEWARKYPAEHVWKVRREPAR; from the coding sequence ATGTCGATGCCCGATCATGTCGCGAAGAACCGAGAGTACTGGAACCGAATCGCCGCTGAATATCAGCAGCAGCACGCCGATCAGCTCGGCATCGTGGAGCCGACGTGGGGCGTGTGGGGCATCCCGGAGCGCGAGCTCGGGCTCCTGGGCGACGTCGCGGGCAAGGACGTGCTCGAATTCGGCTGCGGCGGCGCGCAGTGGTCGGTGGCGCTCGCGCGTCGCGGGGCGCGCATGACGGCGCTCGACCTGTCCGACGAGCAGCTCCGCCACGCGCGCGCGCTCGTCGAGCGGGAGGGCGCCTCCGTGACGCTCGTGCAGGGCAGCGCCGAAGCGGTGCCCCTGCCGGACGCGAGCTTCGACCTCGTGTTCTGCGATCACGGGGCGATGACGTTCGCCGACCCGCACAAGGCCGTCCCGGAAGCGGCGCGGCTCCTGCGTCCGGGCGGGATGTTCATCTTCAACATGGCGACGCCGCTGCTCTACCTCGTCATCGACAAGGCCACGGATCGGGTGGTGCCCGCGCTCGTGAACGATTACTTCGGCATGAAGGCGTGGGAGGAGGAGGACGGCTCGACGTCGTTCCAGCTCCCGTACGGCGAGTGGATCCGGCTCTTTCGGCGCTCGGGGTTCGTGGTCGAGGACCTCGTCGAGATCCGGCCGCCGGCGGACGCCAAGACGACGTACGAAGGGTATGCGCCGCTCGAATGGGCGCGGAAGTACCCGGCAGAGCACGTCTGGAAGGTGCGGCGCGAGCCTGCGCGCTGA
- the ftsH gene encoding ATP-dependent zinc metalloprotease FtsH — translation MPEVNPKQRAWSWLFYAFLIVAALAFSGVFGPTGARTVPYDEAVRLVQQGRVESASITAEDVVLRLKPEGATPAEPTKKPPNLLPTSPEKGEEVRTGRIPGVEHEPLVDALLTRNVAVDARPSRTPFWVMALWWIVPLIAINLLFFAAFRRSAGGGVGGPLGLTRAKTRLYDRTGREPVRFSDVAGVDEAKDELVEVVDFLKHPARYRALGGRIPRGILLVGPPGTGKTLLARAVAGEAEVPFFSLNASEFVEMFVGLGAARVRDLFNEARKSAPCIVFIDEIDAVGRSRGGLGALATHDEREQTLQQLLAELDGFDPRATVILMSATNRPEVLDPALLRPGRFDRQVIVDRPDLAGREAILAVHARRLPLGSDVDLSAVARRTPGMAGADLANIVNEAALAAARRSGTEITQADFEDALDRVQLGLRRRGLMMTPGERRRVAVHEAGHALVALALPEADPVERVSIVARAVSLGVTIQVPRDERHVLTESELETRVMVLLGGRAAEELCHGSPSTGAHDDLGRATALMREMITRFGMSRRLGLPALTRNVGAPLLGVMQEERMCSDETAREIDEEVRDRLAELFGRARTLLEGRRAGLQAAADALVARETLTGAELARIADEANARERPDAA, via the coding sequence ATGCCTGAGGTCAACCCGAAACAACGCGCGTGGAGCTGGCTTTTCTATGCGTTCCTGATCGTCGCGGCGCTCGCGTTTTCAGGTGTCTTCGGGCCCACGGGCGCGCGCACCGTGCCCTACGACGAGGCCGTGCGCCTCGTCCAGCAAGGGCGCGTCGAATCCGCATCGATCACGGCCGAGGACGTCGTCCTCCGGCTGAAGCCGGAAGGCGCGACGCCCGCGGAGCCCACGAAAAAGCCGCCGAACCTCCTGCCCACGTCCCCCGAAAAAGGCGAGGAGGTGCGCACCGGTCGCATCCCGGGCGTCGAACACGAGCCGCTCGTCGACGCCCTGCTCACGCGCAACGTCGCCGTCGACGCGCGGCCCTCGCGCACGCCGTTCTGGGTCATGGCGCTCTGGTGGATCGTCCCGCTCATCGCCATCAACCTCCTGTTTTTCGCGGCGTTCCGACGATCGGCCGGGGGCGGCGTGGGCGGGCCGCTCGGGCTCACCCGCGCGAAGACGCGGCTCTACGACCGCACGGGGCGCGAGCCGGTCCGCTTCTCCGACGTCGCCGGCGTGGACGAGGCCAAGGACGAGCTCGTCGAAGTCGTCGACTTCCTCAAGCACCCGGCGCGCTACCGGGCGCTCGGCGGGCGCATCCCGCGCGGGATCCTTCTCGTCGGGCCGCCGGGGACCGGAAAAACCCTGCTCGCGCGGGCCGTGGCCGGCGAGGCCGAGGTGCCGTTTTTCTCGCTCAACGCGAGCGAGTTCGTGGAGATGTTCGTCGGCCTCGGCGCCGCCCGCGTCCGCGACCTCTTCAACGAGGCCCGGAAAAGCGCGCCGTGTATCGTGTTCATCGACGAGATCGACGCCGTCGGCCGCAGCCGCGGCGGCCTCGGCGCGCTCGCCACCCACGACGAGCGCGAGCAGACCCTCCAGCAGCTCCTCGCCGAGCTCGACGGCTTCGATCCACGCGCCACCGTCATCCTGATGTCCGCGACAAACCGGCCCGAGGTCCTCGACCCCGCGCTGCTCCGGCCCGGTCGTTTCGATCGACAGGTGATCGTCGATCGGCCCGATCTCGCCGGGCGCGAGGCGATCCTCGCCGTGCACGCGCGGCGCCTGCCGCTCGGGAGCGACGTCGACCTCAGCGCGGTCGCGCGACGCACGCCCGGCATGGCCGGCGCGGATCTCGCGAACATCGTGAACGAGGCCGCGCTCGCTGCGGCGCGCAGGAGCGGCACGGAGATCACGCAGGCCGATTTCGAGGACGCGCTCGACCGCGTGCAGCTCGGCCTGCGCCGCCGTGGCCTCATGATGACGCCGGGCGAACGGCGTCGCGTCGCCGTGCACGAGGCGGGACACGCGCTCGTCGCGCTCGCCTTGCCCGAGGCCGATCCCGTGGAGCGGGTGTCGATCGTCGCGCGCGCGGTCTCGCTCGGCGTGACCATCCAGGTCCCGCGCGACGAGCGGCACGTGCTCACCGAGTCCGAACTCGAAACACGCGTGATGGTGCTGCTCGGCGGCCGGGCGGCCGAGGAGCTCTGCCATGGATCCCCGTCGACGGGCGCGCACGACGACCTCGGGCGAGCGACTGCGCTCATGCGGGAGATGATCACGCGCTTCGGCATGAGCCGGCGGCTCGGGCTCCCCGCGCTCACGCGGAACGTGGGCGCGCCGCTGCTCGGTGTGATGCAGGAGGAGCGGATGTGCAGCGACGAGACGGCACGCGAAATCGACGAGGAGGTGCGCGACCGGCTCGCCGAGCTCTTCGGTCGAGCGAGGACCTTGCTCGAAGGCCGGCGCGCGGGCCTTCAGGCGGCGGCGGACGCGCTCGTCGCGCGCGAGACCTTGACGGGGGCCGAGCTCGCGCGCATCGCGGACGAGGCAAACGCGCGCGAACGGCCGGACGCGGCCTGA
- a CDS encoding FG-GAP repeat domain-containing protein yields the protein MRPRFSACLALLTLTGLPSAAAAAPYFVEMTANLGSPQPCADTKEGCYSHYVLLVDLDGDDDLDAVFANGGGYYTPSTTAPLAAYLNDGTGHFTEVGGTSFGGFSGRVRQIAAADVDGDGDVDLYVPDSYGMQPDALFVNNGQTPPVFKNEGAARIGTSSRSAGARFGDFDGDGDLDLVSTDWGADPPGSPGTARIYLNDGAGFFQEKAAAVPQNTQAIGTGPIDVDLVDVDGDFDLDLLLASRQGESLLFRNDGTGTFVDANGDLPDQPGPYVYGPDACDIDGDGDLDLWLDNGASNLHEQLLVNDGKGVFTDETAARVVGNIGADDNEVQCADIDGDGDFDAVIASLSGNERILVNDGTGHFSLLANTFPTVHDPTLGLDLGDVNGDGILDAITAQGEGSDYLDRLYFGVSPQPVDTQPPVIRAIEALPSGMPGGERVVRFAVSDASTTDTGPRLAKAFVELEDAGGVALAHFIGGDLFRATFVAPADATVVYRACAEDRRGNKACSASQSFTTGSGSSSSSSGSGGAGGNGGAGGSGGAGGAGGSGGGNGGMGGAGGGDNPGPVIDDDGGCGCGIPGTQGSDGRALGLVALVFGWLLRRGISSDHRKGSHPNR from the coding sequence ATGCGCCCTCGATTCTCAGCTTGTCTCGCTCTTCTTACCCTCACGGGCCTCCCGAGCGCCGCGGCCGCCGCGCCGTACTTCGTCGAAATGACGGCGAACCTCGGCTCCCCGCAGCCCTGCGCCGACACGAAGGAAGGTTGCTACTCCCATTATGTGCTCCTCGTCGACCTCGACGGCGACGACGACCTCGACGCCGTGTTCGCGAACGGCGGCGGGTATTACACGCCCTCCACGACCGCCCCGCTCGCGGCGTACCTCAATGACGGTACGGGCCACTTCACGGAGGTCGGTGGCACCTCGTTCGGGGGTTTTTCCGGGCGCGTGCGGCAAATCGCAGCGGCCGACGTGGACGGCGACGGCGACGTCGACCTCTATGTGCCGGACTCCTACGGCATGCAGCCCGACGCGCTCTTCGTGAACAACGGCCAGACCCCGCCCGTGTTCAAGAACGAAGGGGCGGCGCGCATCGGCACATCGTCGCGCTCGGCCGGCGCGCGGTTCGGCGACTTCGACGGCGACGGGGATCTCGATCTCGTCTCCACGGACTGGGGAGCCGACCCGCCAGGCTCGCCCGGCACCGCGCGGATCTACCTCAACGACGGCGCCGGGTTTTTCCAGGAAAAGGCCGCGGCCGTCCCGCAGAACACCCAGGCCATCGGCACCGGGCCGATCGACGTGGACCTCGTCGACGTGGACGGCGATTTTGATCTCGATTTGCTCCTCGCGAGCCGCCAGGGCGAGTCGCTCTTGTTCCGGAACGACGGCACGGGCACGTTCGTCGACGCGAACGGGGACCTGCCGGATCAGCCCGGCCCGTACGTGTACGGCCCGGACGCGTGTGACATCGACGGCGACGGCGACCTGGATCTCTGGCTCGACAATGGCGCGTCGAACTTGCACGAGCAGCTCCTCGTGAACGACGGAAAAGGCGTCTTCACGGACGAGACGGCAGCGCGGGTCGTGGGAAACATCGGCGCTGACGACAACGAGGTGCAATGCGCGGACATCGACGGGGACGGTGATTTCGACGCGGTGATCGCGTCGCTCTCCGGCAACGAGCGGATCCTCGTGAACGACGGCACGGGCCATTTCTCGCTCCTCGCCAACACATTCCCCACGGTGCATGATCCCACGCTCGGGCTCGATCTCGGCGACGTGAATGGCGACGGGATCCTCGACGCGATCACGGCGCAGGGCGAGGGCTCGGATTATCTCGATCGGCTGTATTTCGGCGTATCGCCGCAGCCGGTTGATACACAGCCGCCGGTGATCCGGGCCATCGAGGCGCTTCCGAGCGGAATGCCGGGCGGCGAGCGGGTCGTGCGTTTCGCGGTGAGCGATGCGTCGACGACGGACACGGGTCCGCGGCTCGCGAAGGCCTTCGTCGAGCTGGAAGACGCGGGCGGCGTGGCGCTCGCGCACTTCATCGGCGGAGACCTGTTCCGGGCGACGTTCGTGGCGCCCGCGGACGCGACGGTCGTGTATCGCGCGTGCGCCGAGGATCGGCGAGGAAACAAGGCGTGCAGCGCGTCGCAGAGCTTCACGACCGGAAGCGGAAGTAGCAGCAGCAGCAGCGGCAGCGGCGGCGCGGGTGGAAACGGCGGCGCAGGCGGCAGCGGCGGCGCAGGCGGTGCGGGCGGCAGCGGCGGCGGAAATGGGGGAATGGGCGGCGCGGGCGGCGGGGACAACCCCGGCCCCGTCATCGACGACGACGGCGGCTGCGGCTGCGGGATCCCCGGGACACAAGGGTCCGATGGACGCGCGCTTGGCCTCGTCGCGCTCGTCTTTGGCTGGCTCCTCCGGCGTGGAATCTCCAGTGACCACCGGAAAGGTTCACACCCAAATCGTTGA
- a CDS encoding AgmX/PglI C-terminal domain-containing protein, translating to MTTFKHSILSLAIGLFSAMCIGGCAAEAAGIDEGTTADAVSESGNAKKSDYGYEMKDLRLVSGEAVPAADAVTPDGRVAPEEVLRQANAKIPALRACYAEALKKEPGLSGKVIVRMHVEANGAVSSSRVSGGSIGDAALGTCLAKELGSITLPAATKGVLEVIVPIELDPADLTKSAPAGA from the coding sequence ATGACGACGTTCAAGCACTCGATCCTCTCGCTCGCGATTGGCCTCTTCTCGGCGATGTGCATCGGCGGCTGCGCGGCCGAGGCGGCGGGTATCGACGAGGGGACGACGGCGGACGCGGTCTCCGAGTCCGGCAATGCGAAGAAGAGCGATTATGGTTATGAAATGAAAGACCTCCGCCTCGTCTCGGGCGAGGCCGTGCCCGCGGCGGACGCGGTGACGCCGGATGGACGCGTCGCGCCGGAAGAGGTCCTGCGCCAGGCGAACGCGAAGATCCCCGCGCTCCGGGCCTGTTATGCGGAGGCGCTGAAGAAGGAGCCGGGCCTCAGCGGCAAGGTGATCGTCCGGATGCACGTGGAGGCGAATGGCGCGGTGAGCTCCTCGCGCGTGAGCGGCGGCTCGATCGGCGACGCGGCGCTCGGCACCTGCCTCGCGAAGGAGCTCGGCTCGATCACGCTGCCGGCCGCGACGAAGGGCGTGCTCGAGGTGATCGTTCCGATCGAGCTCGACCCCGCGGATCTCACGAAGAGCGCGCCCGCCGGCGCCTGA
- a CDS encoding sigma 54-interacting transcriptional regulator, which translates to MTSSDTKTLSPTRDAGGDRAAIRAPLLFLCLESHRPFASAARLSLAGLDEITFGRGAARSFERVPPRRLAVRVDDAWMSTNHARLGKVLGRFTIEDSGSKNGTRVNGEPITRAVLADGDLIELGRTFFVFREGLEVAPDDPPVVEVSSDGAKAPGLATLLPSLDRAYETLAVIARATLPILVMGETGTGKEVTARAIHALSGRPGAYVAVNCGALPESLVEAELFGHRRGAFSDAKEDRPGLVRAADRGTLFLDEIGELRPPAQAALLRVLEEREVRPIGATSPVKVDVRFVSATNRGLERMVEAGTFRADLFHRLAGHRIELLPLRERREDLWLVAASLIERHAGAEAARVRLHPSAARAMFEHVFPGNARELEKVLGAALALAAGGEVTLDHLPPWARGEAPADEPASAANDGAGEPLREELVRLFREHKGNVSAVARVMGKARMQVQRWMKRYGIEPEAFKK; encoded by the coding sequence ATGACGAGCAGCGACACGAAGACGCTCTCGCCCACCCGGGACGCGGGCGGCGATCGCGCGGCAATTCGCGCGCCGCTCCTCTTCCTTTGCCTCGAAAGCCACCGCCCGTTCGCCTCCGCCGCGCGCCTCTCGCTCGCGGGCCTCGACGAGATCACCTTCGGCCGCGGCGCCGCGCGATCGTTCGAACGCGTACCACCGCGGCGACTCGCGGTGCGCGTGGACGACGCCTGGATGTCCACGAACCACGCGCGCCTCGGAAAGGTGCTCGGCCGCTTCACGATCGAGGACAGCGGTTCGAAAAACGGCACGCGCGTGAACGGCGAGCCCATCACCCGCGCCGTGCTCGCGGATGGAGATCTGATCGAGCTCGGCCGCACGTTCTTCGTGTTCCGCGAGGGGCTCGAGGTCGCTCCCGACGATCCGCCCGTCGTCGAGGTCTCCTCGGACGGGGCCAAGGCGCCCGGCCTCGCGACGCTCTTGCCCTCGCTCGACCGCGCGTACGAGACGCTGGCGGTGATCGCGCGGGCGACGCTCCCGATCCTCGTGATGGGCGAGACGGGCACGGGCAAGGAGGTGACGGCGCGCGCGATCCACGCGCTCTCGGGGCGGCCGGGGGCGTACGTCGCGGTGAACTGCGGCGCGCTGCCGGAGTCGCTCGTCGAGGCGGAGCTCTTCGGCCATCGGCGCGGCGCGTTCTCGGATGCGAAGGAGGATCGACCGGGCCTCGTGCGCGCGGCCGATCGCGGCACCTTGTTCCTCGACGAGATCGGCGAGCTCCGGCCGCCCGCGCAGGCGGCGCTGCTCCGCGTGCTCGAAGAGCGCGAGGTGCGACCGATCGGGGCGACGTCGCCGGTGAAGGTCGACGTGCGCTTCGTCTCGGCCACGAACCGCGGCCTCGAACGCATGGTGGAGGCCGGCACGTTCCGCGCGGACCTCTTCCACCGGCTCGCGGGCCATCGCATCGAGCTCTTGCCGCTGCGCGAACGTCGCGAGGATCTGTGGCTCGTCGCGGCCTCGCTGATCGAGCGCCACGCGGGGGCCGAGGCGGCGCGCGTGCGGCTGCATCCGTCGGCGGCGCGCGCGATGTTCGAGCATGTGTTTCCGGGCAACGCGCGCGAGCTGGAGAAGGTGCTCGGCGCGGCGCTCGCGCTCGCGGCCGGAGGCGAGGTCACGCTCGACCACCTGCCGCCCTGGGCGCGCGGCGAGGCGCCCGCGGACGAGCCCGCGAGCGCAGCGAACGACGGCGCGGGCGAACCCTTGCGCGAGGAGCTCGTGCGGCTCTTCCGCGAGCACAAGGGCAACGTCTCGGCCGTGGCGCGCGTGATGGGCAAGGCGCGGATGCAGGTGCAGCGCTGGATGAAGCGGTACGGGATCGAGCCGGAGGCGTTCAAGAAGTAG